aaTTTCTGTGTTGGAGAGCAAGCATGCTAAACACTTTCTGTTCACTAGGCCTTTGTTAGAAGTTAAAGAACCTATTCACATAAGAAAAGTGGTATGAACGTGGACATCATAAAACCAAGCTCTCACCTATTTTTTCAATTTAACTTTGGGAGAACCAACTTTGAAAGCTTCAAAATCCAAGAATAGACTGATCCCAAAGCATTTCCTCCTCTGTCCTTTCTTGgccttgttcctttttcttttttgtacgcTTCCGTTCCTCTTTCTTAGAGATTACACCTtggctttttttctcctttcgaTTCTTAAGCTTTTCTGTACTGACATGCACAGTTTCTATTTCcacctctgttttctttctttggatgCTCTTGTGTTTGTCTAAATCAATTTcctcacagattttttttctcttatgcttAGACCGCTCCTCCTCtgatttttctctgtcttcctctgggTGCCTTTTCCTCTTCTGCTGTATCTGTTTGTGACTGGCTTGATGAGTACTGGTACTGTTACCTGAGGAGAAGTGCTTGTAAACTCTAGATTCTACACCATGTGAGCCACAAATATATTCTTGTTGATTGAAGTTCAGGGGTACTGGTTTTTCTGAGAAACAGTCCCTGGTGAACTGACAGTAGCTCAGAGAGTCTAGTCTCAATCTGCTGTCATGGGCTGGTAATGACTGAGGCAACCGATTTTCCACTGTTTgtgaaatattgcatgatcttGGGTAGGTCTGGATGGTTTCAGATGGGAGTCTCTGGTCAAACATTCTATACGTGGGTCTGGAATTAACCTCTCCTTTGTACCCACAGGTTTCCAAATAGTCCCCTCTCATCTTTCTGAAACAAGTCTTTGGCTCTAAGCCTCTGGCTTTCTGTACTTTAATATAATCTTCAAGTTCATCTTGAAAAGAGTCATATGTCTTCTTTGAATGCTTCATTAGGTTGACAAAATGGGATTTTCtgcaaagaagggagaaaattCTTACCAGATTATCTTGTCCTgagcatttgcattttttttctcgagatggagtctcgctctgttgcccagactagagtgcagtgggggtgctcttgggtcactgcaacctccgtctcctgggttcaagtgattctcctgcctcagcctcccgagcagctgggattacaggtgtgtgccaccacgcccagctaatttttgtatttttagtagagacggggtttcaccatgttgaccaggctggtcccaaactcctggcctcaagtgatccatccatctcagcctcccaaagtgacaggattacaggcatgagccactgcacctggcctcctttgCTCTTGAAAAGAGCTTTGAAAAACAAAGCAGCTCAAACAAATTACAACCTATTTCAGCATAAAAGTTGAGTATCTTGACATTATATGCCA
The window above is part of the Symphalangus syndactylus isolate Jambi chromosome 14, NHGRI_mSymSyn1-v2.1_pri, whole genome shotgun sequence genome. Proteins encoded here:
- the LOC129461924 gene encoding lysine-rich coiled-coil protein 1 — its product is MKHSKKTYDSFQDELEDYIKVQKARGLEPKTCFRKMRGDYLETCGYKGEVNSRPTYRMFDQRLPSETIQTYPRSCNISQTVENRLPQSLPAHDSRLRLDSLSYCQFTRDCFSEKPVPLNFNQQEYICGSHGVESRVYKHFSSGNSTSTHQASHKQIQQKRKRHPEEDREKSEEERSKHKRKKICEEIDLDKHKSIQRKKTEVEIETVHVSTEKLKNRKEKKSQGVISKKEERKRTKKKKEQGQERTEEEMLWDQSILGF